One Helianthus annuus cultivar XRQ/B chromosome 12, HanXRQr2.0-SUNRISE, whole genome shotgun sequence genomic region harbors:
- the LOC110934856 gene encoding uncharacterized protein LOC110934856 isoform X2, which yields MQLQELGSRFSEVSTSLIENMSGLNHCNSFAKFDISKIVKFSEMYPNDFNKEERGCLPGDLSTFYHTSKEDDKFANLTGLSDLARVMVETGKNETFPLVHRTLKLALTLPVATATVERCFSKMKLIKTDLRNRMGDEYLNNDLICAVEKECFCKVKEEDVMARFPAFKNRRGELI from the coding sequence ATGCAACTTCAAGAACTTGGAAGCCGATTTAGTGAGGTCTCAACTAGTTTGATAGAAAATATGTCGGGTTTAAATCATTGTAATTCGTTTGCTAAATTTGACATATCAAAGATAGTGAAGTTTTCTGAGATGTATCCGAATGACTTTAATAAAGAAGAAAGAGGGTGTCTTCCGGGTGATCTTTCGACCTTCTATCACACTTCAAAGGAAGATGATAAATTTGCAAATTTGACTGGATTGAGTGACCTTGCTCGTGTAATGGTGGAAACCGGAAAAAATGAAACTTTTCCTTTGGTTCATCGAACATTGAAGCTAGCACTGACtttaccggttgcaaccgcaaccgttgaaagatgtttttctaaAATGAAGCTtatcaagacggatttacgcaatcggaTGGGTGATGAGTATTTGAACAACGATCTAATTTGTGCGGTCGAAAAAGAATGTTTTTGTAAAGTAAAAGAAGAGGATGTCATGGCCCGGTTTCCAGCTTTCAAAAACCGAAGAGGAGAACTCATTTAG